TTGGAAGTGGAGGATGATTGGCATGTGTTCTTTGGATGCCAATCTTCTAGCTTTtgttggcgggcagcaggtttgtctACTATTGTTAATCATCGGTTACAAATTTTTAGTGATGCTAAGTCTCTTATCTTTGATATTTGTAGTAGGGAGGATAAGAAAGATGTTGGGCGTTTTGCTATGGTTGTAGAGAGTCTGTGGAAGAACCAGGATAATATTGTTTGGAATAATAATAGGGAAGATCTTGCGAGAATTGGTATCCAAGCTTATTATAATTGGTTTGATTGGTTTAATGCACGGGATGATCCTGTCTTGAATATTGGTCCTCAGCTCCCTATGGTTTGGAACCTCCCTGTTGTAGGGTGGTTGAAGTGTAATGTTGATGCAAGTTTTAATAATCACCATCAAACTACGAATAGGGCGTGGTGTCTTCGTGATAATTTGGGGAGATTTCTTGTTGCAGGTGTAGCTTGGGATAAAGGTATCACTTCACCTATAGAAGCTGAAGCTTTGGCTCTGAAGGAGGCCATTCAGATTGCTATTACCATGAACTTAAATAATGTGATTTTCGAAAGTGATTTCCAAGTGGTAATTCATGCTATTAATTCTACGGTTACAGGGAAGTCggagtttaatattattattactgcTATCCGCAGATTGTTGAGTCTTGTTACAAACTTTGAGGTAAAATTTATTAAGCGCCAACCGAATATGATTGTCGACTCTTTAGTTAAGGCGACCAATTCTTAGTCTAGGTGTAGTTTCGTTAATGTTGCACCTCCTTGTATTGACATTTATTTGATTAATGATATGAGTTAAATTTGTTCCGGTAAAAAAAAACTACATAACTTATCAATCTAGTTTCTTTTTAATTTAGAAATCATTAAAATAATGgtgatataattaaaaatgaaaaagaaaagaattgaagagagagagagagatatagaAAAAATATAGATATGGACACGACTCTAAACCATGGTGGCAGAGTTAATGTTTGGAACAACAATTACCATGGTGGGAGAGGTAATGTTTGAAATATAGATAAGGTTAGAAATAAAGAAGTTGACAAGGAGAAAAGGAGAGAGGACACGACTCTAAACCATGGTGGCTGGCAAAGGTAATGTTTGAATATAACCAttacattaattattttttttccattttcatATACTCTTtgcttttaatttcttttaatgattttttttggtaatataattgtttttaagtaatctttagtaatttattttgtttttcaatttcCACATACTCTTTGCTTTTAATCTACTATCTTACCATTACTAAACAATTGACCAAACTCCCTATTATGCCCTTTGCAACATTTTATTTTACACTGTAAAAAGGGTAAAACCGTAACTTTCTAAATCAAAGCCTAATCCTTTAATTTTGTGCATGACATACCAATAACGCCCTTTACCATTCATGTTCTTTGTTGTACTATATGAATTGCTTTGTCTTACTACAAGGATAATATTGTAACTACCTAAATAGAAAAACTAACTTATCCCAACTACATGCCATCTGCTCGGTTTCTATTGGTCAAAATAGAAAAGCACACTTTTCCCTCCTTCCAATTGGttcaatttcaaaattcaaatttcatttttcatcttttctcaTTCTCTTACTGTTTTCTATAtctctttcctctttctctttctctgtgtcttctctttcctctttctctttctctttgtcTTCTCTTTCTCACCATAATCCCATTTAGAACATTGAAGCTACAACACTCCACCAGTTTCCTCTGTGAACCTCTCACTCTCCATTGTGAACCTCTCACTCTCTATCTCTTTCTCTACTCTCACTCTCGATCTCTTTCTCTGCTCTCACTCTCACTTTCCCtttaaaccctagcagtttcttCACCATGGTCATCTCTACCGCAaatccattatatatatatatatatatatatatatatatatatatatatatatatatatatatatatatatcatcagaGTTAGCTAAGCAAGCCACAACAACGAAAACCATACTCATCGTAAGTCAATCCACATAAATCGTGTGCATTGATGATTCATATTCGCCATCGTGATCACGGATGTCAATTACTTCGCGAGTTTTAACAACTTCTTTAGTCTCCGGTGACACATGATTAGTCTTCACATTATTTTGATCATTCTCAACTTGTTCTTCtatcttgttattttctttttcatcttccttttGCATCTCTCGCGGTTCATCAACCACTTGTGCTTGTGTTGGCGCCTTAGCTTCATCACTATTTTGACGTGCCATTGAAGGTTCTTCTTGTGGTGGATTCGTGATAGTTTCTTGTTCTTGAGGCTTATTATCCGGGGTGATCAATTTTGGAAACTTGATTGACAACACTCCATGTTCAAACTTGGCATCGACATCATTTGTGTCACAATATTGAGGAATTGGAAATACCTTACGAAAACGATGCCATATATTCTCAATCCCTTGCCTTTCACCATTGATCCTTAGGACACCTTTTGAAGTCACTTGCACTCTCAATTGTTCCTTTGTGAATCCTATTATTTTTGTTGAAATTGAAAgtatataaataaatacatatagaAGAAAATGAGAAAGAGCTTAAATCAAACATTAATAACATTTGACCATAAGTTTCTACAACAAATTGAACGTACCTGGCAGCATTAGGATAAGAGTGTAACTTACTTCATCTTTAATCCATTCAAAATAAGGTTCAAAATCTTTGTAAACACGTTCAGGTGCTGATTGtgtcttttgaatttgatccattgtTGATAATATTATTGTATTTGAGACTTTTGTATTTATGTTTGTGAATGAAAGCTCTTGCAGTGTTGCTTTTATATGCATCAATTGAAGACTATTATGCATTGTTCATGTGATTTTTTAATTAGATGTATCAGCTgtcaacaataaataaaaatgaaaatgcatattaccaacaaaaaaaaaaaatacatctaATCTATAGAAATATAATCTATTATAGTCATAAATATATACAAtaaatgacaagaaaaaggtgACCTATTTTAATATAAGAATTTTGAGTCATTTACCAATATCAAGTAACTAAAACACGTCTCTTTCTTTTATACTTTCCATTTATTTCccttcttttaatatatatttctccATTTACTTCCGTTCCTCTCCCTCTATTTCTTGTTTTCAAACCAAACCCACCATTAGAATCACATTGATTGATACTCTCTGATTCTGAACAGAGCAGTAACAATAATGAAGTGAGGACaacaaacaagaaaataattGTCCTCTTCCCCTCTCCATTCTGCTCCCAATTCACACCTCACTGACACACACTCCAATTTCCtccaatccaatccaatccaacaAACCCTAAAACCCCATTTCTCAACTGTCGGTGATCCACTTCACCtccaacaaccaccaccaaaaccCCTCAACAATGTCATCAACCACAAAGCCACCGCACTACGCCACAAGCGGCTTAGTAATCGGCTACGCTCTCTGCTCAAGCTTGCTAGCCATCATCAACAAATACGCCATCACACAATTCAACTACCCGGGCCTCTTAACCGCTCTACAGTACCTAACTTCCTCCCTCGGCGTTTACCTTCTcggaaaactagggtttcttcATCACGATCCTTTCAATTTTCAGATTGCCAAGAAATTCTTCCCTGCCGCACTCGTTTTCTACCTCGCGATCTTCACCAACACCAATCTCCTACGTCACGCTAACGTTGATACCTTCATTGTTTTCAGATCTCTTACTCCTCTTCTCGTTGCTCTTGCTGATACGGCTTTTCGAGGTCAACCTTCGCCTTCGAATCTCACGTTTTTCTCGCTTGTGGTGATTCTCGCTGGTGCGGTTGGGTATGTTTCCACTGATTCGGGTTTTACTCTGACTGCTTATTCTTGGGCTTTTGCTTATTTGGTTACGATTACTACTGAGATGGTTTATATTAAGCATATGGTTATGAGTCTTGGGTTGAATACTTGGGGTTTTGTTCTTTATAACAATGTGTTATCTCTAATGCTTGCTCCTTTCTTTTGGTTTCTTACTGGAGAGAATTTCGAGGTTGCGAATGCAATTACTGCTAGTACTGGGAGTTTGTTTGAGACGAATGCGGTTCTTGCGGTTTCGTTGTCTTGTGTATTTGGTTTGCTTATTAGTTTCTTTGGATTTGCGGCGAGGAAAGCGGTTTCGGCGACTGCTTTTACTGTTACTGGGGTTGTGAATAAGTTTCTTACTGTGGCCATTAATGTGACGATTTGGGATAAGCATGCTAGTCCGGCGGgtttggtttgtttgttttttactaTAATTGGGGGAGTTCTTTATCAGCAATCGGTGACTGGGAATGGTTCGCAACAACGGGAGGCTGTGGTGGTGAGTAAGCAGGGTGATGTTGAGAGTAATCTTGTTGGTGATGGTGATTTGGAAGATGAGAGTGACGTAAAGGGTAAACTTGCTTCTTTATGAgtattttgtattgttatttgTTTCTAGTTAGTACTTGAATTGGTGTTTAAGGTGTAATGAACTATGAATGTTGTTTTTTTCTTAACAACATTCGGAAAATTTTATATAGCACGAGGTATTATTTTCGTAATGATTTGAAATCTAGTGTCTTGGATCATGAAATGGCAGGTATAAGATAAGAAACTATTGGTGTATGCTGTGTTTTGCATGTGGAACAAACTCTATGCTTGTTTGTAGGCAAGGGTAAGTGTAAAACTTGTTTTGGCTCAAGCAATGCACGAGGGAAGTGTGAGTATGAGTATGAGTATGACCTGTTTCCAATATGCGTGGTGTTATATAATTATTTGTCCTGTCATATTGGAAATCTAATTGACACAACTACATAACAGACAGGTTTGAAATATCATTCAGAAATGTCAATATATCGGTTTTGGATGGTAACAACAACATAACATTTCTGAAAGAAAGAAGAGATAGCACAAATAATTTAGTATTTTGAAATGTTGGAACAATTCATTTCTATGCTATTCGGTCATTATATAGTTAACTTGCTTGCTTGCCAcagaatttatatataaaaaactcGTAGTCACTATTAGCTTGCTTGCTGTTGCTCCCTTTGCTAAAATGTTTTTCCTTATCCTCATTACAGTTTGATGCCCAATGTGCTTTGTGTACAGCAATCGAATGCGACGCTCATTTAATGTGGCTACTTTTAGCAATTTCCTTTCTCTTTAACACGGTATAAGTTTTGGCATTCAATTGAGTACTTTGTTAGAAGAATGACCCTGTCTTCATTTTGTGGTCAGTGTGATTTAGACAAATTAACAAGTTCAATTAGAAGAGTGTTGTTCAAATTGTAGTTGACTTAGCAGAATTAGTTTAATTTCATATTCCACTTGTTTTCATTCCTTTGACAGAAAAGACCTTGCCTAGAGACCTTGCCTGTTTAGTTTCTGTGCTTCTCATCCCATCAGCAGCCTTCTCTTCAATAGCTGATTATGAATTTTGACTGCAAATTTTGTGGTATTACATTGTCCTGATGTAGCACAGATAGCTTTATGTTTTTTTGCTTTTTCAAAAGATGAATATTGGTTAAAGTATTAGATGTATTGGTCGAGTCATCGGCTCCATCACTAAATATATTTATTCAACTATTATGTATTGATCGAATCATCGATTATGCTCTAATAACGCTAAGACTGATTTTGTGATGATTTTTTGTTAGAGTATACACTAGTTTTTATAACACAGGACATGACTCTCTAAAAAGTAAGGCGTATTTGAGAAATCAAAAGCATGTAATGTTTGAGAGGTGAAAAACAATGACCTCTagcaagtccagcgccaatcaccactggaccaactaacgattggtacaATACAAAAATGCTTTTGAATaaataagataattttttattttaattgaattaaatgtACCAAAAAGTTATAAatgatataaaatttaatatatttaactgTTTCCATTTATTATCATTAATTCAACACATTTATAATTCTCTAGTGTCTAAAATTTCAATGTGTGCGCAATAGTCAGACACATTTTATTTAGAGGCGTAAGGTCCTAATAGTGGGCAAAGAACAAAGTGTTGTTTTATTGAGATGGATAAGGTCCTAATAATAACTGATAAAGAACAGAGTTAAGAACAAAGTGTTGTTTTATTGAGATGGATAAGGTCCTAACAATAACTGATAAAGAAAGAACAGAGTTAAGGAATCGTTTGTATGCTTTAAGAGAGAATGACAGATTTTCCAACCAGTTGCGAAATGAAAGTCGTAATCATTTTGATCCCGTCCAGATTTTCCAACCAGTTGCGGAATGAGAGTCGTAATCATTTTGATCCCGTCCAGCACATAGTTGAGATAAATCTAAGATAAATCATCTTTAAGCAGCCAATAATTTCAACTTTACTACCTTCGCGTAATCACTAGAAAGATAAAGAAACCCAAACTAGGCTATGTCGATAATTTCCATGTAGAGTATTTTACAATCCGATCATGTTGGGTTAAACTTGTTCATATTGAACTAAATTTCCCACCTACAATCAGTTTCCTTTTCCTACATATACTGCTGCATCTCTACTTAAAAACCATCATATACCGCACTCCTCATTCAACAGTAAAACATTACATTCTTGACCTTCTCTTTTAGAGCTGGCAGTGGCCGAACCGACTCAACTTTCAATCTTGTAGCGTGTGATTTTGCATTTTCATGGACAGCAGGTTCCATGTAGAATCTAGCTCTATAAGCTGCCAGATGAGCATAATACACCGGAGGCACTGCACGCATACATCAGACAATTAAATATATTGACATTTTCATGTACTTGTCTTTTAACAAGAAACAAAGACTTACCTACAGAAACCGATCGCGTACATCTTGCATAACTGTCATCAAAACATGACGAGTTTATTTCATCTTAAGAGTAGAGAAATATGATTTTCAAATGGTAAGAGTTTATTTACTTACGTGTAGCACAAGTTGTTGGTTAAAGACTGAATCTCATCGGCACTGAAGTTGTTGTCGTCCCATATAACATGATAATGAGCCGCTCTACTAGTACCCTGAAAATTCCATTAATGTTAGTTAATTAATCCAATCCAACACTATCATGTTCTTCCTAACGTAACGACAACAACGTAGATGTCGTTGTCATACCTGAATTCCTGCATGACTGCACAAGTAGAAGTCGAAATCCGTAGGATGACATATCTTTGAATCCACAACGGTACCTACATTAACCAGTTAGAAATGTTTCAACTCCTGCATCAATAATCACAGTTCTGGCAGATATTCTGCGATTATATTTAAAGGCTTTTTACCTGGCATGATATTCCCACTTCTATCGGTGCTGTTTCTGTCGTTGTGATTGTTCGGGAAGAGTCTAGTGTGATGCCGTTTTTGAACCACGACAAATGTTACTGGTGGTTGGTAACCAGGTTCCAAAGACGCACAAGCCTGCACATATTGAAAATTCATAATCAGTAGAAACAAATATTACTGTTTTGACTTTTGAGATATTGTGTCTCACTCTCAGTAGTCAGTACCTTGCGGATTGCGTCGAGCTCGTATAGCAAAACCTGGTAGAACTGTCCATCACCAACCCCATCCCTGTAAAATATTATCCTATGTGGTTTTTTTCCTGTTGCCTTCTGAAATGAGAGCAAGAGCTCTCTGCAGCAGCACAGAACGTCATTATCCAAATAAGCCCGCAAAATTTTGATTTTAGCGAATATGTGACTAAATTACCTGATCATGCCGCCGTAAACGATACCATGCTGTGGATCGTTCCGACATTTGAAAAGATCATGTATAAGTTCCTCGCGAGGTGTCTGAGCAGATACCAATCCTGCATATTTGCTCACTCCTGGCCAATCTTGCGAGGCTACAACCTGAATAACGATAATCACAATAGATCAAACTTAGAACGGGCGCTATCAGTTATAGGAGTTCGGAAATGCTTACTGCCGCAATGGATGGACAAACGTCCTCTCCGGAGTCGGGATGAGCTACATCAGCTCCGAAAATTATCGTTGGAATGTCGCTAACCAATGGAATCTTGGAACTCACAGCATCCATGAGTACTACATTCCTTCCTCCCATCTAAAGTATACACCgcatttgtttaaaaaaatgaagATTAAGTGAAAATTGGAAATATAGAAGTGATTATTCTCAAGGAGAAAGAAACTAAGGTGATAGatcatttgaattttgtaatacAAACCTTAACATTGATCTTCAGGGCTACATTTGACAAATACTGTCTTCCAATCTTGAATACGTATTTTGTAAGACAACATTGGGAAATCAGCCCGAGATCAGTTTCGCAGATTTTCTTAAGATCACCTGAAGCAATAGTTTGTTTCTTCAGGCGCAAGCATAAATGTGAAAAACAGTGATCGCCACATGTTTTTTGTAAACATAAGAAAATAATAACGGCGGTTCTTCTCCTGATGAATCTCTTAGAATCTTTTTAGAGTCGTACCATAGAGAGAGCCGTTTTTATCGGGAAGAATAGCAATGAGCAACTCGAGCTCTTTCCCACCAAGTTTGTTTCGAGAAACAAAATATACATGCTCCAAGGCTTTCCTAACCATATCTGGTCTTGCTGAATATACAGGAATCACAGGTTCAGGACTAAATTCCTGTTAAAggataaaaaaaatcatgtataCTACAAGGTGTAATTATAATCGGAAAGTGATAATCGAAAAAGTGATATAAACCAAAATTTAAGACTTTACCATGCCTGAGATTTGGCATGCCTGAACTAAATTTTGGCAAAATGCATTAGCTAGTTTTTCTTGAACATTTCTTGAGAAATTGATGCATGCCCAATTTGTTACTTTGCCTCCATTTATAACTTTCTGCATTGAAATAACAAGAATGAAAATCCACTTTTAAAACAAACTATAAATATGTGTCTGTCTAAAGCTAACCTTGTTATTCATGTTCCACTGACCAATTTGTGGCAGGATTTTGTTCTCTCTTCCAGTGTCATGGTATTTCAGCTATGAAGAAAGAGCCAAAATTTACTATTATCAGTTGAATGCCAAAAGAGAACAAAAAAAAAGTTATGAATTCAACAACAGGAAAAATCACCCAAGGAGCAGGAAGAACCCGAGCCTCAACTGACGCAAGCTTGTTGTCTACGCTGATACCAAACTCCTTTGCATAAGGATTACAATTATAATCATTTTGATGAATTGTCTGTCATTTAAAAACAAGATCAACACCAATACATGAGCTATTCATTTCAATTTGTAGACGTGTCTGGTGTCTAACACGCATCAGTGTACAACACCAGTACATTATAATTGGTTAGTGTTATGTCTAATGTTTGTGCTTCATAGGGTCGAACAAAAACAACGAAAAATAACCTGTAGAATATCATCCTCCCTTCCGGGTGGTCTCTGGCACGAGACCTTTAGCAGAGAAGTTATTTGCTTCTCATTAAGCCCTTTTGAATATCTCTGACCTCCAACTATCTTGCATACCTAGTACAAGTCACATAAGCTTTTAATGAAATCTAAAAACGAAACAAAAAGTTTGAATACAAAAACAAAAGCTTATACCTCCATAGGCAAATAGTTCAACCTCTCTTGGCTTCCTACTTGAAGGCAAGGTAAATGAGGATACATGATTGTATATTCATACTTCTCTTGAAAGTAATCAATTACTGATTGCATGTTCATTTGCTTATCCAAAGGGAAACTATTCGA
The nucleotide sequence above comes from Vicia villosa cultivar HV-30 ecotype Madison, WI unplaced genomic scaffold, Vvil1.0 ctg.000084F_1_1_3, whole genome shotgun sequence. Encoded proteins:
- the LOC131623867 gene encoding inactive protein RESTRICTED TEV MOVEMENT 2-like; this translates as MDQIQKTQSAPERVYKDFEPYFEWIKDEVSYTLILMLPGFTKEQLRVQVTSKGVLRINGERQGIENIWHRFRKVFPIPQYCDTNDVDAKFEHGVLSIKFPKLITPDNKPQEQETITNPPQEEPSMARQNSDEAKAPTQAQVVDEPREMQKEDEKENNKIEEQVENDQNNVKTNHVSPETKEVVKTREVIDIQREDKEKEKEEREDTEKEKEERDIENSKRMRKDEK
- the LOC131623856 gene encoding GDP-fucose transporter 1-like isoform X2, whose amino-acid sequence is MSSTTKPPHYATSGLVIGYALCSSLLAIINKYAITQFNYPGLLTALQYLTSSLGVYLLGKLGFLHHDPFNFQIAKKFFPAALVFYLAIFTNTNLLRHANVDTFIVFRSLTPLLVALADTAFRGQPSPSNLTFFSLVVILAGAVGYVSTDSGFTLTAYSWAFAYLVTITTEMVYIKHMVMSLGLNTWGFVLYNNVLSLMLAPFFWFLTGENFEVANAITASTGSLFETNAVLAVSLSCVFGLLISFFGFAARKAVSATAFTVTGVVNKFLTVAINVTIWDKHASPAGLVCLFFTIIGGVLYQQSVTGNGSQQREAVVVSKQGDVESNLVGDGDLEDESDVKV
- the LOC131623856 gene encoding GDP-fucose transporter 1-like isoform X1, which codes for MSSTTKPPHYATSGLVIGYALCSSLLAIINKYAITQFNYPGLLTALQYLTSSLGVYLLGKLGFLHHDPFNFQIAKKFFPAALVFYLAIFTNTNLLRHANVDTFIVFRSLTPLLVALADTAFRGQPSPSNLTFFSLVVILAGAVGYVSTDSGFTLTAYSWAFAYLVTITTEMVYIKHMVMSLGLNTWGFVLYNNVLSLMLAPFFWFLTGENFEVANAITASTGSLFETNAVLAVSLSCVFGLLISFFGFAARKAVSATAFTVTGVVNKFLTVAINVTIWDKHASPAGLVCLFFTIIGGVLYQQSVTGNGSQQREAVVVSKQGDVESNLVGDGDLEDESDVKGIR
- the LOC131623855 gene encoding protein argonaute PNH1-like — protein: MKEEDKVQETGLESQLASCFSPSCKTLVLASRPGYGKLGTKCVVKANHFLADISVSDLSQYDVVITPEVNSRKTRKAIIGELVKLHRNTELENRLPAYDGSKTLYTSGRLPFTKKEFNILLSEEDERTCSTRERTFEVQIKFAAHVSMHQLHELLSGKKVDTPHEALNVIDIVLKEVASHSYVSFGRSSYSPNLRKPHTLSGGLESWRGFYQSIKVTQMGLSLNVDMSSTAFIEPLPVIDFVALVLGKDVQFKPLSDADRIKIKKALRGVKVEITYRGSVRRKYKITGLTSQPTRELIFPLDKQMNMQSVIDYFQEKYEYTIMYPHLPCLQVGSQERLNYLPMEVCKIVGGQRYSKGLNEKQITSLLKVSCQRPPGREDDILQTIHQNDYNCNPYAKEFGISVDNKLASVEARVLPAPWLKYHDTGRENKILPQIGQWNMNNKKVINGGKVTNWACINFSRNVQEKLANAFCQNLVQACQISGMEFSPEPVIPVYSARPDMVRKALEHVYFVSRNKLGGKELELLIAILPDKNGSLYGDLKKICETDLGLISQCCLTKYVFKIGRQYLSNVALKINVKMGGRNVVLMDAVSSKIPLVSDIPTIIFGADVAHPDSGEDVCPSIAAVVASQDWPGVSKYAGLVSAQTPREELIHDLFKCRNDPQHGIVYGGMIRELLLSFQKATGKKPHRIIFYRDGVGDGQFYQVLLYELDAIRKACASLEPGYQPPVTFVVVQKRHHTRLFPNNHNDRNSTDRSGNIMPGTVVDSKICHPTDFDFYLCSHAGIQGTSRAAHYHVIWDDNNFSADEIQSLTNNLCYTYARCTRSVSVVPPVYYAHLAAYRARFYMEPAVHENAKSHATRLKVESVRPLPALKEKVKNVMFYC